A single genomic interval of Sebastes umbrosus isolate fSebUmb1 chromosome 9, fSebUmb1.pri, whole genome shotgun sequence harbors:
- the ddx41 gene encoding probable ATP-dependent RNA helicase DDX41, with protein sequence METENRPRKRSGSEGSEDDDYVPYVPVKIRKHQTLQKMLRLRGKAVDDDQKDSGEEQRDEDEGLGPRSNVSLLDQHQHLKEKAEARKESAKEKQLKEEEKILESVAEGRALMSVKEMAKGIIYDDPIKTSWKAPRYILNMPNTRHERVRKKFHILVDGDGIPPPIKSFREMKLPPAILKGLKKKGIVHPTPIQIQGIPTVLSGRDMIGIAFTGSGKTLVFTHPIIMFALEQEKRLPFLKREGPYGLIICPSRELARQTHGIIEYYCKLLEEEGAPQLRTALCIGGMSVKEQMEVVKHGVHMMVATPGRLMDLLQKKMVSLDICRYLALDEADRMIDMGFEEDIRTIFSYFKGQRQTLLFSATMPKKIQNFAKSALVKPITINVGRAGAASLDVIQEVEYVKEEAKMVYLLECLQKTPPPVLIFAEKKADVDAIHEYLLLKGVEAVAIHGGKDQEERTKAIEAFKEGKKDVLVATDVASKGLDFPAIQHVVNYDMPEEIENYVHRIGRTGRSGKTGIATTFINKGCDESVLMDLKALLVEAKQKVPPVLQVLQTGDETMLDIGGERGCTFCGGLGHRITDCPKLEAMQTKQVTNIGRKDYLAHSSMDF encoded by the exons AACG CTACAGAAGATGTTGCGTCTGCGAGGAAAGGCGGTGGACGACGATCAAAAGGACAGCGGGGAGGAGCAGAGGGATGAGGACGAGGGCCTCGGTCCCCGCTCCAATGTTAGTCTCCTTGACCAGCATCAGCACCTCAAGGAAAAAGCAGAAG CCCGTAAGGAATCAGCAAAGGAGAAGCAgctgaaagaggaggagaagattcTTGAGAGCGTTGCGGAGGGCAGAG CTCTGATGTCTGTGAAGGAAATGGCCAAAGGTATCATATATGATGATCCCATAAAAACAAG CTGGAAGGCACCACGCTACATCCTGAATATGCCAAACACCCGACATGAGCGCGTCAGGAAGAAGTTTCACATCCTTGTTGACGGAGACGGCATCCCTCCTCCAATCAAAAGCTTCAGGGAGATGAAGCTTCCACCAG caATTCTAAAAGGTTTGAAAAAGAAGGGAATTGTGCATCCCACACCAATTCAAATTCAAGGAATCCCTACAGT TCTGTCAGGTCGAGACATGATCGGTATAGCCTTCACTGGTTCTGGAAAGACTTTGGTCTTCACTCATCCCATCATCATGTTTGCCctggagcaggagaaaaggCTGCCTTTCCTTAAGAGAGAGGGACCGTATGGACTCATCATCTGTCCTTCA CGAGAGTTGGCGAGGCAGACTCACGGCATCATCGAGTACTACTGcaagctgctggaggaggaaggagctcCTCAGCTGCGCACTGCCCTCTGCATCGGAGGAATGTCTGTCAAGGAGCAGATGGAAGTAGTAAAGCA TGGTGTCCACATGATGGTCGCTACCCCTGGCAGACTGATGGACTTGCTGCAGAAGAAGATGGTGAGTCTGGACATCTGCCGCTACTTGGCTCTGGATGAGGCTGATAGGATGATTGACATGGGCTTTGAGGAAGACATCAGGACCATCTTCTCCTATTTCAAG GGACAAAGGCAAACCCTGCTTTTCAGCGCCACTATGCCCAAGAAGATCCAGAACTTTGCCAAGAGTGCGCTGGTCAAACCCATCACCATCAACGTGGGCAGGGCCGGAGCTGCCAGCTTGGACGTCATCCAG GAAGTGGAATATGTCAAAGAGGAGGCCAAGATGGTGTACCTGCTCGAGTGTCTCCAGAAAACACCACCCCCT GTGCTGATATTTGCTGAGAAGAAGGCCGATGTCGATGCCATCCATGAGTATCTGCTGCTAAAAGGAGTAGAGGCGGTGGCCATCCATGGAGGAAAAG atcaGGAAGAGAGAACAAAAGCCATAGAGGCGtttaaagaaggaaaaaaagacgTCTTAGTGGCCACAGACGTTGCCTCCAAGGGTCTGGATTTCCCTGCTATACAGCATGTAGTGAATTATGACATGCCTGAGGAGATAGAAAACTATG TCCATAGAATTGGAAGAACTGGACGATCAGGCAAGACCGGTATTGCCACTACATTCATCAATAAAGGCTGTG ATGAGTCAGTGTTGATGGACCTTAAAGCCTTGCTAGTTGAAGCCAAGCAGAAGgttcctccagtcctccaggtGCTCCAGACAGGAGACGAGACCATGTTGGACATCGGAG GAGAGAGGGGCTGTACATTCTGCGGCGGTCTGGGTCATCGTATTACAGACTGTCCTAAGTTGGAGGCCATGCAGACCAAGCAGGTCACCAACATCGGGCGGAAAGACTACCTGGCTCATAGCTCAATGGACTTCTAa
- the LOC119494680 gene encoding docking protein 3-like, with translation MDVIFKEGKLYLHGVKFGKRSWRKIWMVLFKPSPTGVGRLEFSSVVDNNAATEQRKVYRQKTSERKVVRLTDCLSVISAPKESCPSGCTAFYLHTTQSTYTLASTTSEDWLSALCLLAFQKDPGESDKGAFERGNSLTMEDNDLYSSWKTDQTLPPNQYQVTIQSTEASRRCKLAGEYVISSEEDAVLLLAVNTGHVFYRWPYRLLRKFGQVEGGFSIEAGRRCESGEGVFIFLSTHGPQIFQAISKQCSLERRSSFQPLSRHRRSFSDVSPVILPVHSVADVSADKEDESDNHYATINDTSVLNMKQLSLCEPQLSFGEEDDGKRCHSLDALNLDIMGDSIYYNVRRATPPMIRGDDFKPVIDSECTYSDVKVHPQLHPLPPLPPITLPQFVPITPPKPRYQRQPPANNIQPGYNAQSQPVDDMKEMEEAINSSTNVTPSEAHGSFKQRLADIISKDLAKFQPPFPSGAGSPTFSQ, from the exons ATGGATGTTATCTTCAAGGAAGGGAAGCTGTACCTTCACGGGGTCAAGTTTGGAAAA AGATCATGGCGTAAAATATGGATGGTGCTTTTTAAGCCCAGCCCCACGGGCGTCGGACGGTTGGAGTTCTCTAGTGTAGTTGACAACAACGCTGCTACTGAACAGAGGAAGGTCTATCGGCAGAAAACATCTGAAAGAAAAGTGGTGCGTCTGACAGACTGCCTCAGTGTCATCTCTGCTCCAAAGGAGTCTTGCCCTTCTGGGTGCACCGCCTTCTACTTACACACCACTCAGAGCACCTACACCCTGGCCTCCACGACGAGCGAGGACTGGCTGAGTGCCCTCTGCCTTCTGGCCTTCCAG AAGGATCCTGGGGAATCAGACAAAGGGGCTTTCGAGAGAGGAAATAGCTTGACCATGGAGGACAATGACCTTTACTCATCTTGGAAAACTG ATCAGACCCTTCCTCCTAACCAGTACCAAGTGACTATCCAGAGCACCGAGGCATCCAGGAGGTGCAAGTTGGCCGGGGAGTATGTGATCTCCTCAGAAGAAGATgccgttttgctgctggccgTCAATACTGGTCACGTATTCTATCGCTGGCCATACAGGCTCTTACGCAAATTCGGACAGGTTGAG GGTGGATTCAGCATTGAAGCCGGCCGTCGCTGTGAATCAGGAGAAGGAGTGTTCATCTTCCTGTCCACACACGGTCCGCAGATCTTCCAGGCTATATCAAAGCAGTGCTCTCTGGAGAGAAGGTCCTCTTTCCAGCCACTAAGTCGCCACAGAAGATCATTTTCTGACGTGTCTCCTGTTATCCTCCCTGTCCACAGTGTTGCAGATGTTTCTGCTGACAAAGAGGACGAGTCTGACAACCACTACGCTACTATTAATGACACCTCTGTACTAAATATGAAGCAGCTGTCTCTTTGCGAACCTCAACTCTCTTTCGGAGAGGAAGATGATGGTAAACGGTGTCATTCCCTGGATGCTCTGAACCTGGATATAATGGGGGACAGCATTTATTACAACGTAAGGAGAGCCACACCACCTATGATCAGAGGCGATGACTTCAAACCTGTGATAGACTCAGAGTGCACCTATTCGGATGTGAAAGTTCATCCCCAGCTGCATCCCCTACCTCCGCTTCCTCCCATCACCCTTCCCCAGTTTGTCCCCATTACACCACCAAAGCCCCGATACCAGCGCCAGCCCCCTGCGAACAACATCCAGCCAGGGTACAATGCACAATCACAGCCGGTGGATGACAtgaaggagatggaggaggccATCAACTCCTCTACCAATGTTACCCCCTCAGAGGCCCATGGCAGTTTTAAACAGAGGCTGGCAGATATCATTTCTAAGGACCTGGCAAAGTTCCAGCCACCGTTTCCCTCCGGAGCAGGCAGCCCCACATTTTCTCAGTAG